In the Fusobacterium simiae genome, AATTTAGAGAAGCCTTTGGTTTTGATGGAAGTCCTATGATGATAAGTTTTGAAAGCAAAAGTTCAGACTAGATATAGAAAATTTATAAAAGATAAGATTTTGTAGATAAAAATAAGTGAAATTTAGCTAGCAATGAACTATTTTTTCTACATTGATTAATCTAGCTAGTAACTCACTTATTTTCTATTTTATAGCAATAAAAAAAATACTGTAAAAAATTTTTTTAAAAAATTTTTAAAACTTTTAAACTTTTTTATATAGGGTCTCGTCTAAAGGTTATAGATAATAAAATTTTTTTCTCTCCCCCCAGAAAGAAAAAAAGCCCTCCTCGAAAGAGGAGGGTAATTTCCCATAATAATAACGACATAATATAGATAGCCTAATACATAGTTAATCCCATTAAAAAGTCCACCTCAAAAACGGACTTTTTTTTATTTTAATTTTAGTAAAAAAGTGATAAAATGTATTATTATATAAAATTGGTGATAGAATGAATGAAAATTTAGAAAAAATAGAAAACTATATTAAATTAGCAGAGAAAACTGATACAATAATATATAGTAATCAATTCTTTCCAGTTTCACAACTTAATAATTTAAAATATTCTGGAATAAAATTTTCTTTTAAAGGTTTAAATGAAGACTGTGAGAAAAAATTACTAGCAACCTATCCTGAATATTTTTCAGAAGAATATATACATTTTCCAGTAAAGTATTTTAAAATAATAAAAAAATCAAAATTCATAACATTGGAACACAAGCATTATTTAGGAAATATTATAGCTTTAGGAATAAAAAGAGAAATTTTAGGAGATTTGATAGTTAAAAATGATGAATGTTATGGTATTATATTAGAGAATATGTTTGATTTTTTAAAAGAAAATCTTTTAAGAATAAATTCTTCTCCTGTTGAAATTATTGAAATAAAGGAGGATGAAGTTCCTCAAAATGAATTTAAAGAATTAAATGTAATATTGTCATCTTTAAGATTGGATAGTTTAGTCTCAGAGTTGACTAATTTATCAAGGTCATCATCAGTTAATTACATTGATTTAGGCAATGTTCAAGTAAATTATGAAATTCAAAGAGAAAAAAATTATAGAATATCAATTGGAGATACTGTTATAATAAAGAAATATGGTAAATTTAAAATTGAAGAAGAAAATGGTTTAACGAAAAAAGATAAAGTTAAGTTAATTGTTAGAAAGTATATATAGGTGAGGTTTAGATGA is a window encoding:
- a CDS encoding YlmH/Sll1252 family protein translates to MNENLEKIENYIKLAEKTDTIIYSNQFFPVSQLNNLKYSGIKFSFKGLNEDCEKKLLATYPEYFSEEYIHFPVKYFKIIKKSKFITLEHKHYLGNIIALGIKREILGDLIVKNDECYGIILENMFDFLKENLLRINSSPVEIIEIKEDEVPQNEFKELNVILSSLRLDSLVSELTNLSRSSSVNYIDLGNVQVNYEIQREKNYRISIGDTVIIKKYGKFKIEEENGLTKKDKVKLIVRKYI